From the Musa acuminata AAA Group cultivar baxijiao chromosome BXJ3-1, Cavendish_Baxijiao_AAA, whole genome shotgun sequence genome, the window ACGAAGATCAAAAGGAACAGCCTCTAGTTCAAGTCTGCCAGATTCCATCTTAGCCTGATCAAGAACCTCATTTATTAGAGCTATCAGAGCCTTTCCACTTGATTGAGCAGTGATTGCAAAATCTTGTTGGGTTGCATCAAGATCTGTGTCCATCAGCATCTGCAACATACCTGAATTGGTAGAAACATCTTCATTATAAAATTTCTCACGGATGATAAAAAGCCAACTCTAGAGACCAGTATGATCTAAATGTCACAAACCTAAGACACCATTCATCTGAGTCCTGATTTCATGGGAAACTGTTGCCAGAAACTATAACCAAcagaaatgacacatcaatttacGAGTTAAAAACAAAAGGTTCATATAACAATAAGAATAAGTGCAATTCTCCAAACTCCACAAAAAAATTGTTAAGAGTGCAATTTAAGACAGCATGCAAGTCATATACAATTTTAATTCGTATAAGATGAGAGAGAATGAATAACCTGAGATTTTGCAACATCAGCAGATTCTGCTTGGACTTTCAGCTCTCTCATTTGACAATAATCATCTTCTACCTCCTCAATGCGGTTTAAAGCTGCATGAAATATATGCCCAACTAGAAGAACAATTACTGCAACCCCTACTGACATGGTTATTGCTGACCAAGGTAGTGGAGGCTTGTGCTTGAATCTGGATCCAGAAAACTAACTGCAGATAAGGAAGAATCAAATTTCGATATCATATGTAGGCTTTTATATTAAGATGGATACCTGCAATGCATTTCATGCTTCCGGGTTGGATCCCCAAAATCAACGTAACTAATATGCATCTCTCCAGAAGCAGCAGTGTCAGGACCATACATCCTAATAGGTGCAGAAACATTTGTTGTGTCATACAAATTAACAATGATGGTTTGTTTGCTGGCAAGTTGCTGAAGAAGTTTTTCCACCAAAGATGGGACATCAAATGATGCACCAAGGTATCTGTTGAAGATAATAATTGCAAAAAGTTAAATAGGAGAGAAACTAAAACAATTTGGCTTTTTGCAACTATTCAAAAGCAAATAGCAGATAGTGCTTACCCTACAGTAGTTTCAATGCGCTCTTGTGGTCAGCATTCAGAGGCAGGTTAGTTTTGTACACTGCAAATGTGAGCACCACACCAAGGTGATTGGACTTCAAAAGATTACAAGAAGTTAAGACCCCCTTCCCAACAGCCCTTGCTCGCAGTATATTCTCACGGTCTTCCTGAGAGCAATATTAAATGAAAAGATTAGCTTGAAGATTGCATCATCCTTTATGATTGCATCAATAATTTTCACTATTACAAGTTGTTGCATAATATGCatgtaaaaaaatattcttataaacAAGTAAAACAAATGAGCTTGTATTAGAAACTGCACAGATGATATTCAATAATGTAATGGATGAAGCCATTTCGGATTTTTGGCTCTCTGTCGCCAAAAGTAGCTGCTTCCATATGATGAAAAGACATGTAAATCTTACAGATACTCCCTCATGAGAAAGGGCATGCAAATCTTACAGATAGTCCCTCATGTTTAGCTTCTTTacacctttgttttttttttgcttatccATTCCAACAAATCTAGACACCTCTGCCTACTAAAATTCCTACTTCAATCTGGCCAGATATATAACATGCCAATCAGTTTCGAATTAATTTATCCGCCACTGGATAACACGAACTCATGCAAGCTTGTGGTTCATTTGCTATTCTCTTAATCAATGCACTTCTGAAGCAGAAACACATATGAAATAACCCAGACAGTCCTCAAATCTATCAAACGATCCAAATTCACTTTAATGCTTTCATGCACTTGAGGGTATCACATGTATCTGGAATGTTATTGGCAAACGTTCAACCCTCCAGGAGTTTCTAGTCCCTGACCTCGTTGTTTTTGAAGAGAGTAgtgaaaaataagaaaactcgAGAAAAACAGTACTAGTGAATCATTACAAAGTCAATGCAGTAAAATCCTATTAAGGTTTCAACTCTCTAATTATGAACAGAAATTGGAACAAGTATCCAAGGGTAACTTGGAAAACTGTTCTTTCCATTGGCTTCCACCACAAGAATTACCATATAGGAATGATAAAATGTGGCTTGCATATTGTGAAAGTTGAGTTTGACATTACTTTAGACATCCAATATCTGATTTATCTGATTAGCATTTTCTGCTTGCTGCTACAGTAGAGGCATAAAGAACTTAACCAGATTGTTCTCGCATGAAACATCCAGATCTACGTTTTTAAAGCTTGCCAAAAGAGAATCTACATGTCTTCTGGCATGAAGGTAAAATCACATTTATAAAACAGTTAATTATGTATTCATAATCTTACCACTATGTTCAGGAAACAAATTATCTCATTTGGAAAAATGGAAATCCTAGATCTGTGAGTCATCACGAATCTAGATACTTGTTATTATGGAAAGACAATAAGCATATGTAGTCACCTTGCCGGACATCATATCAATAGATACAATGTGGGATACAGTTTCCTGTGAGAATATAACAGGTGCATATTCATCTTGAACAGGTGAGGGATCAAGTTTCTCAGGATTGTAGTCATCTTTAACTAGGGACTGGAACTCAGTCTCCATCTTCTTTATTTGCCATGCATGCTGCTGCTTGAACCTCCCCCTCTCTGTATGTAATACTCTCAAAGCATAGGCAACCCTGCTCATCAGTGGCCTTTCAAATGCTGTCCTTGCTGTGTACTCTGCAAATATTTTTTGCCAGAAAGACTTTAAAagttaataaattaaattttcgATTTTTCTCAACTATAAATCTCTAGTTTCCAAGTGAAATAGTATAAGGCTACTTGTGGAGATTTTTCTCAACTTTCAACTCTCTGGTTTCCAAGTCAAATAATGTAGACCTATTTATGGTACTCTATATGACTTCCTAGTTTTGTCTATAAGAGATGTACGTCTTCCGAAAAAAAGGTTCTTTATATTATGCATCTTCATAAGAAGTAAAGTAGTGTGTACCAGCACAAACTTTTCTTCTACCTACATCTCCTCAGAATATTTTTGATAAATCTagatttcttttgtatgaaagctGGCAATGGTAACTTTTAGCTCATATATGCAGCAACCATCAAAACATGAGCTTGTATCGATTTGATGGTTGTGCTCATAGACTAATATGCATTAGTGAAATGAAGGTtcaaaataaaatgaaagaaaattttcataAATACTAATAAAGGATTTTCAAAGTAATGGCACATATCAGATAAAGGAATTTATTCTAGAAATCTTAAACTATTCTCAGAAACTAGCTCACATGATCCCGAAACAAAAGCAACAGATAACTAAAAAAGATCACTATTTAGCTAATCTCACAATCATTGTAGAAAATTCAAAATGAAATATGGAATATGTCAACAGAATAAGTACCTGATCAATAACAGAATGTTGCTTCCCATGATGAAAAGTCAAGACTAGAATGGCTAATGCATGTACATGATTCATGCTCACATTGAATTGATCCTGCAGTATTCGAGTTCTCTcatccaaggtatgcaataccgtactgtaccgatgtttcgaggttggttcGGTATGGTACAATaccatgtaccgagcggtacgctaggatgtaccgagcggtacacctaatttaggtgtaaaactctctaaaaatacctgaaaaaaaaaaagttaggatagagtttttaagttagaaataaatatagtaatagcataagtttagcaaaatcaatgtaaattaggtaagaatagtatcacatattttTTTCGAGCTTTGAAGAATATCgtatgcaaggttcgtatttcagtccattatggattgtccttatgtaaacatacctGTTGATTAGAAAGTTTTTCCTCTTAATCTTTCCCAAATTAGTCTCGATTCAATTCACAatcattgttttgtagagtttaggagagcataaatgtgagaaaaaaaaagtttaagatagtttaagagagtatgagaatgtaatagagtgaaataggagagaagaagggtttaaatactatgagaaagggctccaacggtcaatttgaccgttggagcactgtatcactgttaccgagcagttttaaatatttcttcctcttgctGTAGCACTGTTgcacgttccgtccggtagtAGGCAGTCCGCATATTGGTGTACCGGACaatactattcgaaattgcataccttgctctCATCACACATGTTAACGAGAGTGTCCTTTCTCCTTTCAGTAATATCTACATTCATGCTTACAAATATCCACATGGCCACTAAgagaccaagaaagattcctagaAATAGGAACTTCTTACTCCATTTTCCACTATACTTAGAATTTTGTGGTTTGTAATGCTTCTGATGCTGAAACTGATCTGGGGGATTTGAGAATTTGCCAACAGCAAATCCTATAAAAATCACTACTAGTCCGACTACGAGACAATGTATGTTAAACGGTATCTTCGACAACACTTTGTGATGCTCTTGTATGGTTTTTACTGATTCCCTCTTGTGTGATGTAGTTTCCAGGTTCTACATGAGTGGTATATGGATATGCAATTAGTAAATGTTGGATTGACATAAATATAAAGTATATGGATAGCTAATTTCTAAAGAATGTCAAATATACAAAACACATGAGCTAGTGCTTCACAAACTCAAAGCAGAAAACAGGGTGTGATGGtttaattttttgtttaaatATGATCCTCATAACTTAAATAATGGACAGAATAGTTAATACCCAAACAGATATAGTgaggaatttttttaaaaatttttgccCAACTTGAAAAATCAGCTGAAATATGCAACACTCAAGATTCTCAagctatcaaaaatattataattattacaCTATGGAAAGTGAACTGTTTTGGATGATGCCACGAAAACTTTTAGATTTAGCATCATAGAGAAAACAAGTAAACAAAAGAGCAATTGCTCAAGTTCTTCTAGTTCCAATCAGATTTCTCATTGTCAACACAAACATATTAACTGTTTAAATGTTATCTAACAAATATTAGATACATATAAAAGGTATTGAGAACATGTTAAAAAGCAAAAGCATACGTAAGTACAACTACAAAAGTGACATCCATGAACAAAGCTGGAACGACAATGAAACCCAACATGTGTAATAAGTTAGTTGCTGagatgaggatgttgagatggACATAGGATTACTAGAAAAGATAGAACACAAGATGTTTACATATGTGAACAATTAAGTGTAGCTACAAAATAAAAACTGAAAGAAAATAAGTTGGTATGGTATGGACATGTCCAACACTTCAAGTAGACAAGGTGAGTCTACAAGGATAATGATGTGAGGAGATGTAAATGGAATCTTAAGAAAATTTTATTAGAATTAATAAAAAGAGAATGACTGATCTTAGTTTGACCAATGATATTATCCAAAACAGAGCCCAGTGGTAGGAAAGCATCATGTAGACAGGCCCAAATATTAGAATATTGTAGCTTGCATTTTAGATTGATAA encodes:
- the LOC135629161 gene encoding LOW QUALITY PROTEIN: probable histidine kinase 5 (The sequence of the model RefSeq protein was modified relative to this genomic sequence to represent the inferred CDS: inserted 1 base in 1 codon), giving the protein MWIFVSMNVDITERRKDTLVNMCDESKVFLESFTPKLGVPLEYTARTAFERPLMSRVAYALRVLHTERGRFKQQHAWQIKKMETEFQSLVKDDYNPEKLDPSPVQDEYAPVIFSQETVSHIVSIDMMSGKEDRENILRARAVGKGVLTSCNLLKSNHLGVVLTFAVYKTNLPLNADXQERIETTVGYLGASFDVPSLVEKLLQQLASKQTIIVNLYDTTNVSAPIRMYGPDTAASGEMHISYVDFGDPTRKHEMHCRFKHKPPLPWSAITMSVGVAVIVLLVGHIFHAALNRIEEVEDDYCQMRELKVQAESADVAKSQFLATVSHEIRTQMNGVLGMLQMLMDTDLDATQQDFAITAQSSGKALIALINEVLDQAKMESGRLELEAVPFDLRDVLDNVLSLFLDKSQAKGIEMAVYVSERVPEILLGDPGRLRQIITNLVGNSVKFTEVGHIFVSVDLVEEVEREKDVLCETLSGFKVADKQKVWENFTMFKSSTEGNGAINLMVTVEDTGVGIPQDAQNRIFTPFMQADGSTSRTYGGTGIGLSISKCLVDLMGGEIGLVSKPGIGSTFSFTAVIKEGCRNSGDAKRHHSDPALSDFQGMRGLVADGRCIRARIIKYHLRRLGIHVDVVSNQDSALGTILDACNTR